The Oceanipulchritudo coccoides genome contains the following window.
TCATCCCGGGCTTTGGTCAGTGTGATATCCGGTAAGGGACTATCAAGATACGTTACCGAAATCCGCGGTGTTTGCGTGCACCCCGTGATCACGCCCTGCCAGACGCCTGACTGCATTCGTGTCTTGGTCAACGTCAGCTCGGACATGGGGCGCCTTTCGTCATAACTGTGCGCGTGGACGACGGCTGAATGTCAGATCCCGCAGCGTGATCTGGTTCATCTCCGGATTTTCGAAAATGATGTCGATCCATGCTTTTTCGACGCGCTTCTCGTTCATGTTGGAATAGGCGAGGTCGA
Protein-coding sequences here:
- a CDS encoding DUF6478 family protein, with the translated sequence DLAYSNMNEKRVEKAWIDIIFENPEMNQITLRDLTFSRRPRAQL